The following are encoded in a window of Candidatus Moraniibacteriota bacterium genomic DNA:
- a CDS encoding four helix bundle protein, with translation MAMHHNLPVYRASYDFLRDFFLFSKHIPKEYKYTVGEKIKNEAVEMTLCIVEANASREGRKEKIQKGILHLERIRLLMRLLKDTKNISLKSFAQLSLDLETASRQLTGWKNYQQNGQSRE, from the coding sequence ATGGCAATGCATCATAATCTCCCAGTATATCGAGCGAGCTATGATTTTCTTAGAGATTTTTTTCTTTTTTCCAAACATATTCCAAAAGAGTATAAATATACCGTTGGGGAGAAAATAAAAAATGAAGCCGTTGAAATGACTCTTTGTATTGTGGAAGCAAATGCATCCAGAGAAGGAAGAAAAGAAAAAATTCAAAAAGGAATCCTTCATTTAGAACGAATACGGCTTCTAATGAGGCTTTTAAAAGATACTAAAAATATAAGTTTAAAATCTTTTGCTCAATTATCTTTGGATCTAGAGACAGCCAGTAGACAACTTACAGGATGGAAGAATTATCAACAAAATGGCCAGAGTCGCGAATAG
- a CDS encoding D-aminoacylase, with product MYDILLRGGLVYDGTGAKPVRADVAIKDGFIHEMGEISKNQATRESIDVEGKVVSPGFIDVNNHSDTHWRMFFDPKLESLLSQGITTIIGGSCGSSLAPLLNEKAIDSIRKWIEVRSVHANWGHLCEFFSYLALRGIPLNFATLVGHNTLRRALVGDENRACTEEELAQAVRAVQTSLQEGALGLSFGLAYTHAKAADEREIQSLMKAVSAKGIITVHLRNEGPFIQESLGEMLEYAKNTQSRLHISHLKVMGKRNWQSFDGALSLLDTASQEGVDVSFDVFPYDFSGSVLYTLLPDWVCEGGRMPMLERLRDFPTKRQIVSEMKQSSFEFEKMHILSATFLNQSLTKKNISEIAKSRGIESEEAFIEILLASEGRALARMNVLSEENMEKAMKHPLSMICSDGSGYSLKHKIIGEEIHPRNFGAFPRFLGHYVREKKLLSLEEALYKITGFPAKRFGISQRGVLKEGNYADIVVFDPDKIRDEATVQNPYQYASGIEYVVVNGEFAWRDSQCVAKNSGLIVKRK from the coding sequence ATGTACGACATTCTTCTTCGCGGGGGTTTGGTATACGATGGAACTGGAGCAAAACCCGTTCGTGCTGACGTGGCAATCAAAGATGGTTTTATCCATGAAATGGGGGAAATTTCAAAAAATCAAGCAACAAGAGAATCTATTGATGTCGAAGGAAAGGTTGTTTCTCCAGGATTTATCGATGTAAATAATCATAGTGATACACACTGGAGAATGTTTTTTGATCCAAAATTAGAAAGCCTTCTTTCTCAAGGAATAACAACCATCATTGGAGGCTCTTGTGGTTCATCTCTTGCACCACTGCTCAATGAAAAGGCCATAGATTCTATACGAAAATGGATTGAAGTTCGATCTGTTCATGCAAATTGGGGACATCTTTGTGAATTTTTCTCTTACCTTGCTCTTCGTGGCATTCCTCTCAATTTCGCTACGTTGGTGGGACACAACACTCTTCGACGTGCTTTAGTTGGAGATGAAAATCGAGCCTGTACAGAAGAAGAGTTAGCTCAAGCAGTGCGGGCAGTTCAGACTTCTCTTCAAGAGGGTGCTCTTGGATTATCTTTTGGTTTAGCGTATACACACGCAAAGGCTGCGGATGAAAGAGAGATACAATCTCTTATGAAAGCAGTTTCTGCGAAGGGTATTATAACAGTTCATCTTCGTAATGAAGGACCTTTTATTCAGGAATCTTTGGGGGAGATGCTGGAATATGCAAAAAACACTCAATCCCGTTTGCATATTTCTCATCTTAAAGTGATGGGAAAAAGAAATTGGCAAAGTTTTGATGGAGCGCTTTCTCTCTTAGATACTGCATCTCAAGAAGGTGTTGATGTGAGTTTTGATGTATTTCCTTATGATTTTTCTGGATCCGTTCTCTATACATTACTCCCTGATTGGGTTTGTGAAGGGGGAAGAATGCCTATGCTTGAAAGATTGCGAGATTTCCCCACAAAAAGACAAATTGTTTCTGAGATGAAACAATCTTCTTTTGAATTTGAAAAAATGCATATTTTAAGTGCAACATTTCTCAATCAATCACTTACAAAGAAAAACATTTCAGAAATTGCAAAATCTAGAGGTATCGAGTCAGAAGAGGCCTTTATTGAAATTCTTCTTGCAAGTGAAGGAAGAGCGCTGGCACGAATGAATGTTCTTAGTGAAGAAAATATGGAAAAGGCTATGAAACATCCTCTTTCTATGATTTGTTCTGATGGTTCGGGATATAGTTTGAAACATAAAATTATTGGGGAAGAAATTCATCCTCGAAATTTTGGAGCATTCCCGAGGTTCCTTGGTCATTATGTGCGAGAGAAAAAACTCCTTTCTCTGGAAGAAGCTTTGTATAAAATAACGGGATTTCCAGCGAAACGTTTCGGTATTTCTCAGAGGGGAGTCTTAAAAGAAGGAAACTATGCAGACATTGTTGTATTTGATCCGGATAAAATACGAGATGAAGCTACCGTACAAAATCCTTATCAGTATGCAAGTGGGATTGAATACGTTGTGGTAAATGGAGAGTTTGCATGGAGGGATTCCCAATGTGTTGCGAAAAATTCTGGATTGATTGTTAAACGGAAATAA
- a CDS encoding ATP-binding protein: protein MIKRFFSPLEPLLCPNKVLVLYGPRRVGKTTLLKELLEKTSLKYRFDSGENLRVQELFASGDFEKMKEYVGDNELIAIDEAQQIPSIGMGLKIIVDQIPRIKIIVTGSSSFELFNQIGEPLVGRKNTLTLYPFAQVELKNEFNIFDLKERLEEFLIYGSYPDVFLAPSKQEKIIFLNDIVDSYLLKDILALDGVKKSRVLVDLVTLLALQIGSEVSLNELAQQLNANVRTIEKYLDILEKGFVITSLSTLKRNLRNEVRGKRKYYFLDLGVRNALLSQFNEIALRNDVGALWENFLFIERLKKCSYQKIFANRYFWRTYNQKEIDLVEERGGEFFAYEFKWSMDKKQPPKEFIEEYTQSHFENITREKYWDFIAGENEDKEGV from the coding sequence ATGATAAAGCGATTTTTTAGCCCTCTCGAGCCATTATTATGTCCGAATAAAGTATTGGTACTGTATGGACCACGAAGAGTTGGAAAAACAACACTTCTCAAGGAACTTCTTGAAAAAACTTCTTTAAAGTATCGTTTTGATAGTGGTGAAAATTTACGAGTTCAAGAACTTTTTGCTTCTGGTGATTTTGAAAAAATGAAAGAATATGTTGGTGATAATGAGCTTATTGCTATTGATGAGGCTCAGCAAATACCTTCTATCGGAATGGGATTAAAAATCATAGTTGATCAGATTCCTAGGATAAAGATTATTGTGACAGGTTCTTCGAGTTTTGAATTGTTTAATCAAATTGGAGAGCCTTTAGTGGGGAGAAAAAACACTCTTACTCTTTATCCATTCGCTCAAGTTGAACTTAAAAATGAATTCAATATTTTTGATCTTAAAGAAAGACTTGAAGAATTCTTGATTTATGGTTCCTATCCAGATGTTTTTCTTGCTCCGAGTAAACAGGAAAAAATAATATTTCTCAATGATATTGTAGATTCTTATTTATTAAAGGATATTCTTGCTTTAGATGGCGTAAAAAAATCTCGAGTCTTAGTTGATCTTGTTACATTACTTGCTCTTCAAATTGGGAGCGAAGTTTCTCTTAACGAACTCGCACAACAACTCAATGCTAATGTGCGGACTATCGAAAAATACCTCGATATACTAGAAAAGGGCTTTGTTATTACTTCACTTTCGACCTTAAAACGTAACCTCCGAAATGAAGTAAGGGGAAAGCGAAAATATTATTTTCTTGATCTTGGTGTTCGTAATGCATTACTTTCACAATTTAATGAAATTGCTTTACGAAATGATGTAGGAGCTCTTTGGGAAAATTTTCTCTTTATTGAACGATTGAAAAAATGTTCCTATCAGAAAATTTTTGCCAATCGATACTTTTGGAGAACGTACAATCAAAAAGAAATTGATCTTGTAGAAGAACGTGGAGGTGAGTTTTTTGCCTACGAATTCAAATGGAGTATGGACAAAAAACAACCACCAAAAGAATTTATAGAAGAATATACGCAATCTCATTTTGAAAATATTACTCGAGAAAAGTATTGGGACTTTATCGCGGGAGAAAATGAAGACAAAGAGGGTGTATAA
- the murD gene encoding UDP-N-acetylmuramoyl-L-alanine--D-glutamate ligase: protein MSWKEQFSGKKITVYGLGLHGGGVSTVRFFAEANAKITVTDLKTKEQLAPSLEQLKKYKNIQYVLGGHREEDFIFADLIIKSPAIPWENNYIRLALEKNIPVEMDSSLFFHYSSSPIIGVTGTKGKTTVSLLTSRLLELAGEKVAQVGIGQVPVLDVLGEIEKYSVCVFELSSWRLSAFNKVKFKKSPHIAVFKNFLPDHLNYYSSMEEYLEDKKNIFRYQNENDWLLLNYDDDVVRELSKEARSKIIYFGFSQPEEGKFVSIEGDYLVYGDGEKTYRIVESRDLTLRGNHNVLNVMAAVGACIAYGMSLEDLRKNIPLLEGVPHRLEFVREMRGVKFYNDTTATIPEATISALHSFTQPVILIAGGSNKGLHYEGFAKALLHKAKAIVFLSGTATQDMIKALEDNRQEGEKKFIETQSITEAVTQALSLAETGDIVVLSPGAASFGMFENEFDRGNKFRQAVRDLH from the coding sequence ATGTCTTGGAAAGAACAATTCTCGGGAAAGAAAATAACAGTATATGGTTTGGGTCTTCACGGAGGAGGTGTAAGTACCGTTCGTTTTTTTGCAGAGGCCAATGCTAAAATAACAGTTACGGATCTAAAAACAAAAGAACAGCTCGCACCGTCTTTGGAGCAATTAAAAAAATACAAAAATATTCAGTATGTACTCGGAGGACACCGAGAAGAAGATTTTATTTTTGCTGATCTGATTATAAAATCCCCAGCTATTCCTTGGGAAAATAACTATATTCGTCTAGCTTTGGAAAAGAATATACCCGTAGAAATGGATTCGAGTTTGTTTTTTCATTATAGCTCTTCTCCTATTATTGGTGTTACAGGAACGAAAGGAAAAACAACAGTATCTCTTCTTACAAGTAGGCTCCTTGAATTGGCAGGAGAAAAAGTTGCTCAAGTGGGTATAGGGCAGGTTCCCGTTTTGGATGTTTTAGGAGAAATTGAAAAATATTCTGTTTGTGTTTTTGAACTTTCAAGCTGGCGTTTGAGTGCTTTCAACAAGGTGAAATTCAAGAAGAGTCCTCATATAGCGGTGTTTAAAAATTTTCTTCCTGATCATTTAAATTATTATTCTTCTATGGAAGAATATTTGGAAGACAAAAAAAATATTTTTCGTTATCAAAATGAAAATGATTGGCTTCTTCTTAATTATGATGATGATGTTGTAAGAGAACTCTCTAAAGAAGCGCGATCAAAAATTATATATTTTGGATTTTCTCAACCAGAAGAGGGAAAGTTTGTGAGTATTGAAGGGGATTATCTGGTATATGGAGATGGTGAAAAAACATACCGTATTGTGGAGAGTCGAGATCTTACCTTGAGGGGTAATCATAATGTTCTTAACGTTATGGCAGCTGTCGGTGCTTGTATAGCGTATGGAATGTCTTTGGAAGATCTTCGAAAAAATATACCTTTACTTGAAGGCGTTCCTCATCGGCTTGAATTTGTAAGAGAGATGAGAGGGGTTAAATTTTATAATGATACGACAGCCACTATACCTGAAGCGACTATATCTGCACTTCATTCTTTTACTCAACCCGTTATCCTTATAGCAGGGGGATCTAATAAAGGCCTTCACTATGAAGGTTTTGCAAAAGCGCTCCTTCATAAAGCAAAGGCAATTGTTTTTCTCTCTGGTACGGCAACACAGGATATGATAAAGGCGCTCGAAGATAATAGGCAAGAAGGAGAAAAGAAGTTTATAGAAACACAATCGATAACAGAAGCAGTAACGCAAGCTTTGAGCCTAGCAGAGACGGGGGATATCGTAGTGTTATCTCCAGGAGCAGCGAGTTTTGGTATGTTTGAGAATGAATTTGATAGGGGAAATAAATTTCGTCAAGCGGTAAGAGATCTTCATTAA
- a CDS encoding L,D-transpeptidase family protein: MTKKANVLLKKILFFILGTPSLIFLFIFGFFSYSAAQNVIAEFKDMPSYLGLTESITIHFTEAITTENFRESLRITPKTNVFVSWEKNNTLVIKPKSIWKPEMDYTITLPEGKTKFMSTFPGKTLSFKTIPYPKVEEVWPENNATDVVVGIEDPLSVKLDRGAGDFWIDFSLNPKRQVIYQSNDNRSRFEILPKETFESGVPYTVDVVAYPIDFPNEEYQKKITTFSFTTLPPRPSTWSLNLNDRLSEVRKYTNPKVLEGKYIDINISAQIMTLFENGSFVDSYLISSGKRGMDTPKGTFAIHNQFPRPWSKQYSLFMPHWMAITPDGKYGIHELPEWPGGYKEGANHLGIPVSHGCVRLGVGPAQKVYEWSYIGMPVIIY; encoded by the coding sequence ATGACAAAAAAAGCAAACGTTCTTCTCAAAAAAATTTTATTTTTTATTCTTGGTACACCCTCATTGATATTTCTTTTTATTTTTGGTTTTTTTTCTTATTCAGCAGCTCAAAACGTTATTGCTGAGTTTAAAGACATGCCTTCGTATCTAGGTCTTACCGAATCGATAACTATTCATTTTACAGAAGCAATAACGACAGAAAATTTTCGAGAATCTCTTCGCATTACACCCAAGACAAATGTTTTTGTTTCATGGGAAAAAAACAACACCCTCGTCATAAAACCAAAATCTATTTGGAAACCAGAAATGGACTACACCATAACCCTCCCCGAAGGAAAAACAAAATTCATGTCGACATTTCCAGGAAAGACACTTTCTTTTAAAACTATTCCTTATCCGAAAGTGGAAGAAGTTTGGCCTGAAAATAATGCGACAGATGTTGTTGTGGGAATTGAAGACCCTTTATCCGTTAAACTTGATCGCGGTGCTGGAGATTTTTGGATAGACTTTTCTCTCAATCCCAAGCGTCAGGTTATCTATCAAAGCAATGACAATCGATCAAGATTTGAAATACTACCAAAAGAAACATTCGAAAGTGGTGTGCCATATACTGTGGATGTTGTCGCTTATCCTATTGATTTCCCAAATGAAGAATATCAAAAAAAGATTACTACTTTTTCTTTTACCACACTCCCTCCTCGCCCCTCCACATGGTCTTTGAATCTCAATGATCGCCTCTCTGAAGTAAGAAAATATACCAATCCGAAAGTATTAGAAGGAAAATATATTGATATTAATATTAGCGCTCAAATAATGACACTTTTTGAAAATGGAAGTTTTGTTGACTCCTATCTTATCTCTTCTGGAAAAAGAGGTATGGATACGCCCAAAGGAACATTTGCTATTCACAATCAGTTCCCTAGACCCTGGTCAAAACAATATTCTCTTTTTATGCCTCATTGGATGGCGATAACTCCGGATGGAAAGTATGGCATTCATGAACTTCCAGAATGGCCAGGAGGTTATAAAGAAGGGGCGAATCATCTTGGAATACCCGTTTCTCATGGCTGTGTTCGTTTGGGAGTTGGCCCTGCTCAAAAGGTTTATGAATGGTCATATATTGGAATGCCCGTGATCATATACTAA
- a CDS encoding type IV secretion system DNA-binding domain-containing protein, translating to MTNLNEITKFAKTNFRNREVVFGIKTDDRRRHMYIIGKTGMGKTNLLEHLVSQDIKNGHGVAYVDPHGDTSEKLTHLIPPERIKDVIYFNPADQDFPIAFNVMERVDPAYRHLVASGLVGVFKKLWADSWGPRLEYILRNALLALLEYPESTLLGVMRILVDKKYQKEVASYITDPVVRSFWVDEFTKWNDRVLQEVIAPIQNKVGQFLSSSLIRNIVGQTESSFNIRQAMDEKKILIFNLSKGRIGEDNSALLGAMMITKIQLAAMGRVDIAEESRNDFYLYVDEFQNFATESFANILSEARKYRLNLILANQYITQIEEKVRDSIFGNAGTLVSFRVGAADAEFLEKEFEPVFLQNDLVNLPKYHIYLKLMIDGVAGDAFSATTLPPVEGQEVEDVSEQVIFETRKRYTSSREQVEADIRKRSGMDELLFPSKREEPKERKFEMKSNPPHFAKASVEENEVPTHPLVTPPIVVQKELLHEEITLPQREAQPNEQNFEKQVEREQVSKEVSPKNILSEEHKTHPLQEEKTVRILYDSVCESCGVPIQVPFKPDVTRPTFCREHLKEHQRQTALARGATKSHSRPRIVQQSEPPRKEEEITLENKNTSSKVYTSSEPAMSLSQMQYVAPKKFRSLQKPNSNDIRTLLESLKRNGPQENEDTDFSQKKNSE from the coding sequence ATGACAAATCTAAATGAAATAACAAAATTTGCCAAAACTAATTTCCGTAATAGGGAGGTAGTGTTTGGAATAAAGACCGATGATAGACGTCGGCATATGTATATCATTGGAAAGACTGGAATGGGAAAAACGAATCTCTTGGAACATCTTGTAAGTCAAGATATTAAAAATGGACATGGCGTAGCTTATGTGGATCCCCATGGAGATACTTCAGAAAAACTTACACACCTTATTCCACCCGAAAGAATTAAAGATGTTATCTATTTTAATCCTGCTGATCAAGATTTCCCTATAGCCTTCAATGTGATGGAAAGAGTGGATCCAGCGTACCGACATCTTGTTGCATCAGGTTTGGTGGGTGTTTTTAAAAAACTATGGGCAGATTCATGGGGACCAAGATTGGAATATATTCTGAGAAATGCTCTTCTTGCTCTTTTGGAATACCCAGAAAGTACTCTTTTGGGTGTGATGCGTATTTTGGTTGACAAGAAATATCAGAAAGAAGTTGCTTCTTATATTACTGATCCTGTAGTGCGAAGTTTTTGGGTAGATGAATTTACAAAGTGGAATGATAGAGTTTTGCAAGAAGTAATCGCTCCGATTCAAAATAAAGTAGGCCAATTTCTTTCGAGTTCATTAATTCGAAATATCGTTGGTCAAACGGAATCCTCTTTTAATATCCGACAAGCGATGGATGAGAAGAAAATCCTCATTTTCAATTTGTCGAAAGGAAGAATAGGAGAAGATAATAGCGCACTTTTGGGTGCTATGATGATTACGAAAATTCAGCTTGCGGCCATGGGTCGTGTAGATATTGCAGAAGAAAGTCGAAATGACTTTTATTTGTATGTAGATGAGTTTCAGAATTTCGCTACAGAATCTTTTGCTAATATTCTTTCAGAAGCGAGAAAATATCGATTAAATCTTATCCTTGCTAATCAGTACATAACACAGATTGAAGAAAAGGTTCGTGATTCTATCTTTGGAAATGCGGGAACATTGGTATCGTTTCGTGTGGGAGCAGCAGATGCTGAATTTTTAGAGAAGGAATTCGAGCCTGTTTTTTTGCAGAATGATCTTGTGAATCTTCCTAAATATCATATTTATTTAAAGCTTATGATAGATGGCGTGGCTGGAGATGCTTTTAGCGCAACAACACTTCCTCCTGTGGAAGGACAAGAAGTAGAAGATGTTTCGGAGCAAGTTATTTTTGAAACTCGAAAACGATACACATCTTCTCGTGAGCAGGTGGAAGCAGATATTCGAAAACGAAGTGGTATGGACGAATTGCTTTTCCCCTCAAAAAGAGAAGAACCAAAAGAGAGAAAATTTGAAATGAAAAGTAATCCCCCTCATTTTGCAAAAGCATCTGTTGAGGAAAATGAAGTACCTACTCATCCTCTCGTTACACCACCTATTGTCGTACAAAAAGAGCTTTTGCATGAAGAGATAACTCTTCCTCAAAGAGAAGCACAGCCAAATGAGCAAAATTTTGAAAAACAAGTGGAGAGGGAGCAAGTTTCTAAAGAAGTTAGCCCAAAAAATATTTTGTCCGAAGAACATAAAACACATCCTCTTCAAGAAGAAAAAACAGTAAGAATTCTTTATGATTCTGTTTGTGAATCTTGTGGTGTTCCTATTCAAGTTCCTTTCAAACCAGATGTAACAAGACCTACTTTTTGTAGAGAACATTTGAAAGAACACCAGAGACAAACAGCACTTGCTCGAGGAGCGACAAAGTCTCACAGTAGACCCCGCATTGTTCAGCAATCTGAGCCTCCAAGAAAAGAAGAAGAAATTACTTTAGAAAACAAGAACACTTCTTCCAAGGTGTATACTTCAAGTGAACCGGCAATGTCTCTTTCTCAAATGCAATATGTAGCACCAAAGAAGTTTCGATCATTACAGAAACCAAATTCTAATGATATTCGAACATTGCTTGAGAGCCTTAAGCGAAATGGACCCCAAGAAAATGAAGATACAGATTTTTCTCAAAAGAAAAATTCTGAATAG
- a CDS encoding NAD(P)-dependent oxidoreductase — MQSVLILGAKGMLGQELVKSFSKKESYEVIAWDRDDFDVSDEKILREKVSDLWPDIILNACAYNAVDVCEIDDEEYEKAKILNTHVPGVLAEIAKDLRSIFVHYSTDYVFDGNRPQYRLGGRAPGCCGSGCSGCSYKSPSGKFDGYRENDLPNPLSRYGMTKYEGEQKIEKVGDQYYIFRLSKLFGKSGFGNYSKQCFFESIEKLAKTQNEVRVVDGEISCFTYAPDLALQTEKILSSGLAFGIYHLVNKGEETWYSATKKLFDEMGIHTKLTAVSPNEFKRNATRPERSVLVSTKIEAMRNWEEALKDYIKENKKV; from the coding sequence ATGCAATCAGTACTTATTCTTGGTGCCAAAGGAATGTTAGGACAGGAACTTGTTAAATCTTTTTCTAAAAAAGAATCTTACGAGGTTATTGCTTGGGATAGAGATGATTTTGATGTGAGTGATGAAAAAATTCTTCGCGAAAAAGTTTCAGATCTCTGGCCTGATATTATTCTTAATGCTTGTGCTTATAATGCGGTAGATGTGTGCGAAATTGATGATGAGGAATATGAAAAGGCCAAAATTCTTAATACACATGTTCCTGGTGTCTTAGCAGAAATCGCTAAAGATCTTCGTTCCATTTTTGTACATTATTCGACTGATTATGTTTTTGATGGAAATCGCCCTCAGTATCGTTTGGGAGGTCGGGCCCCTGGATGTTGTGGAAGTGGCTGTTCTGGTTGTTCTTACAAAAGTCCGAGTGGAAAATTTGATGGGTACAGAGAAAATGATTTACCCAATCCGCTTTCTCGGTACGGTATGACAAAATATGAAGGAGAGCAAAAAATCGAGAAAGTAGGGGATCAATATTATATTTTTCGACTTTCTAAACTTTTTGGAAAGTCTGGTTTTGGAAATTATTCAAAACAATGTTTTTTTGAAAGTATCGAAAAATTGGCAAAAACTCAAAATGAAGTTCGAGTTGTTGATGGAGAAATAAGCTGTTTTACCTATGCTCCTGACCTTGCTTTACAAACTGAAAAAATACTTTCTTCAGGTTTGGCTTTCGGAATATATCATCTTGTGAATAAAGGAGAAGAAACGTGGTACAGTGCTACGAAAAAACTTTTTGACGAAATGGGTATTCATACAAAACTTACAGCGGTATCCCCAAATGAATTTAAAAGGAATGCTACTCGTCCTGAAAGGTCAGTTCTCGTTTCAACAAAAATAGAGGCTATGCGAAATTGGGAAGAGGCATTAAAGGATTATATAAAGGAAAATAAGAAGGTATAA
- a CDS encoding polyprenyl synthetase family protein translates to MNIHEELALFKKRLDIELKLFLDREIALAKKQDHLVSLALIQAREILLSGGKRIRAAMMYIGYLAAGGKNTEEIIKASMSIELVHAFLLIHDDVMDRDDVRHGKKTIHAHFREYGIKYFPEKDTTHFGNIMAISIGDILTAYGGQCIFSSTFDPNDIVIALKRLQSIVLSTVIGQIKDVKMGFSSKIATEEEILLMYELKTARYTFEGPLCLGVTLAGGSQELLDDMKEYSIPMGIAYQIQDDILGIYGEETSVGKVMGSDLEEGKMTLLVAGAHQRGNKNQKKELKSLWGTTLTQEKLCRIQQLFKETGSFDYANNLQEELLQKARQVVQRMVTQDTYSRDFLFSVISYLAERKT, encoded by the coding sequence ATGAATATTCATGAAGAATTAGCTCTTTTTAAAAAGAGGTTGGATATTGAATTGAAACTGTTTCTTGATCGGGAAATTGCTTTAGCAAAGAAACAAGACCATTTAGTTTCTCTCGCATTAATACAGGCGAGAGAAATTCTTCTTTCAGGCGGAAAGAGAATTCGTGCTGCTATGATGTATATTGGATATCTTGCTGCAGGAGGAAAAAATACTGAGGAAATAATAAAAGCTTCGATGAGTATTGAACTTGTCCATGCTTTTTTACTTATTCATGATGATGTTATGGATCGTGATGATGTTCGGCATGGGAAGAAAACTATCCATGCTCACTTTCGCGAATACGGAATAAAATATTTTCCAGAAAAAGATACGACTCATTTTGGTAATATTATGGCAATATCTATTGGGGATATTCTTACGGCTTATGGAGGTCAATGCATTTTTTCTTCTACGTTTGATCCTAATGATATCGTAATAGCCCTCAAGCGACTTCAGTCTATTGTTCTTTCAACGGTTATTGGTCAAATTAAAGATGTGAAAATGGGATTTTCTTCTAAAATTGCAACTGAAGAAGAAATTCTTCTGATGTATGAACTTAAAACAGCGAGATATACTTTTGAAGGACCTCTTTGTTTGGGTGTCACTTTGGCTGGAGGATCACAAGAGCTTCTGGATGATATGAAAGAATATTCAATTCCTATGGGTATAGCGTATCAAATACAAGATGACATTCTCGGTATTTATGGCGAAGAAACTTCTGTAGGAAAAGTGATGGGATCTGATTTGGAAGAAGGTAAAATGACTCTTCTTGTAGCGGGAGCTCATCAACGAGGAAATAAAAATCAAAAAAAAGAATTGAAAAGCCTTTGGGGGACAACTCTTACTCAAGAGAAGCTCTGTCGTATTCAGCAATTATTCAAAGAAACAGGCTCCTTTGACTATGCAAACAATCTTCAAGAAGAATTATTACAAAAAGCACGTCAAGTAGTGCAAAGAATGGTAACTCAGGATACGTATTCTCGAGATTTTCTTTTTTCAGTAATTTCTTATCTTGCAGAAAGAAAAACATAG
- the uppS gene encoding di-trans,poly-cis-decaprenylcistransferase: MEKKEHVLPISVVPNHVAIVPDGNRRWAKNRDLLPWEGHRFGAENTEKLIKTANNLGIKCLSFWGSSQDNLTKRPIREKKELLDVYKVYFERLLRSDEIHKNGVRIRVLGEWEKQFPESLKSLLLECIDITKEYTDRMLNFFLAYNGDREMLFAIQKMIEDGISARDIHPETIKKYLFTKDIPSVDYLVRTGGEPHLSAGFMMWEVANAQLFFSDTCYPDFGPEMFTEAIEEFSRRKRRLGA; this comes from the coding sequence ATGGAAAAAAAGGAGCACGTTCTTCCTATATCTGTCGTTCCCAATCATGTGGCTATCGTTCCAGATGGCAATCGTCGTTGGGCAAAAAACAGAGATCTTCTTCCTTGGGAGGGTCATCGTTTCGGTGCTGAGAATACAGAAAAGCTTATAAAAACTGCAAATAATTTAGGAATAAAATGTCTTTCTTTTTGGGGATCATCGCAAGATAATCTAACAAAGCGACCAATTCGAGAGAAGAAAGAGCTTCTTGATGTCTATAAAGTATACTTCGAGCGATTGTTAAGAAGTGATGAAATTCATAAAAATGGTGTAAGGATTCGTGTCTTGGGTGAATGGGAAAAACAATTTCCAGAATCTCTCAAATCACTTCTTTTGGAATGTATAGATATAACGAAAGAGTATACTGATCGTATGCTTAACTTTTTTTTGGCTTATAATGGTGATAGAGAGATGCTTTTTGCTATACAAAAAATGATAGAAGATGGTATATCTGCACGAGATATTCATCCTGAAACTATAAAAAAATATCTTTTTACAAAAGATATTCCTTCTGTTGATTATCTTGTTCGAACGGGAGGAGAGCCTCATTTAAGTGCTGGTTTTATGATGTGGGAAGTAGCAAATGCTCAACTTTTTTTCTCAGATACCTGCTATCCAGATTTCGGGCCGGAAATGTTTACGGAAGCTATAGAAGAATTTTCACGGCGAAAAAGAAGACTAGGTGCTTAA